The genomic segment CGCTATCGTCGCGCGTCGGCTTGCCGACCGGGGCCACGAGGTCAGGGTTTTCGACAAAGGACGCGGCGTGGGCGGGCGAATGTCCACCCGACGAGAGGGCGACTGCGCCTTCGACCACGGATGCCAGTTCTTTACTGTGCGGGATGATCGATTCCGAAGCTATGTCGAAGCTTGGCAGGACGCGGGCTGGGTAAGCCCGTGGCGGCATCGGCTCGCGCATTGCGACCGGGGCAGCATCACGATGGCTCGGGATGAGACCGTCCGCTTTGTGGGCGTTCCCGGCATGAATGCCATGATCAAAGGGATGCTCTCCGATATTCCCGTCCACTTGGCCACACGGGTTCGGTCAATTCGAGAAGGAGATGCAGGCTGGCAGTTGGAGTCAGACGACGGGCCGATCCCCGATTCATTCGACTGGGTCATCGTTACTGCGCCGTCGGCGCAGGCCGCCGAGCTGTTGGCGCCTTCGCCGCGTCTCCAGGCGAAGGCTGCATCTGTTCGGATGCAGCCCTGCTGGGCCGTCATGGCGATGTTTGACTTCGAAATGGACGCCCCGTTCGAGGCCGCATTCGTGCAAAACAGCCCGCTGGTTTGGATTGCCAACGGCGGTAGCAAACCCGGGCGCGCCGCCCATGAAGCGTGGGTCTTGCACGCCTCGCCGGGCTGGTCACGTAGTCACTTGGAGGAAAAACCCGAGCGCGTGATCGCCGCGCTACTCGACGCGTTTTACGAGGCGCTCGGCACCAAGCCGGTAGCGCCATCCATCGCGCTTGCCCACCGATGGCGTTACGCGGCTCCGGAAAATCCGTTGGATATCGGTTTCCTGTGGGATGAGGATCTGGGATTGGGGGCTGCTGGGGATTGGTGCCTGAACGCCCGAGTGGAAAATGCGTTTTTGAGCGGGTTTCTCCTCGCCGACCATCTGCTTGCCGGCCAGTCGGGCGCCGTTCAATAACCGCCAAGCTACCTTGAATCAAGCGCGTCGAGACCAAAGGGTCGCTTCGGCGAAAATCAATTCATATTTTCGCGCGTGTTCGGGGATGAGGAGGGGTAGATCTCCCCGCTTGACCAGCTCGAAATCGGCATGAAGAGCGGAGCAGACCCCCTCAAAGGTCTGGACCGGGCCGTGCGCACCGAGGAAGCCTCCGATCCAGTTCTCGCGGGGTGTGTATTGTTCCAGCCAACTGGCGGGCGTGGTCAACAACAGCCGACCGCCGGGCCTGACGATGGATGAAAGTCGGGCAAGAAACCGTTTCGGTTCGGGCAACCGACATAGCAGGTTGGCCGCGAGTACCAGATCGAACTCACCCAAGCCGTCTAGCGCCATCGCGTCGCCCACGACAAAGCGGACGCACTCGGGACGCGCCTCATTGGGCATGCGGGCTTCGAGTTCGGCCGACAGGTCCCCTTCGATCGGAAGCTCGTATCGGAGGGTGTTTCCCTCTCGGAGTCGATTCGCCGTTCTGATGAAGGAGACCGAGATATCGATGCCCAATACCTCATCGCATGACCTCGAAAGCTCGAAAGCGGCTCGGCCTACGGCACAGCCGACATCGAGAGCTCGGCGTGGCGATCGGACAACGTCTTCCGCAAGCCAGGAAGCGCAGGTTTTCGGAAACCCAAGCGCCCAGCGGCATTTCTCAAGAAAAGCCGGCAAAAGGGGCGAATCCTCGCCGTAATGCAGCCAGAGATACTGAGCGAGCGCGCGCTCCGATTCGTAGTACGAGGTCACGCGCGCGTCCGGACGCTCTCGAGAAGGCTCCGCGTGTACGCGCTCGGCTGGTAATCCTTCGCCACCATGATGGTTTCTCCGTTCCGGTGAAGACGGATCTCGCAGCCGACAACCTCCGGCGTCTTATGGGGCGCAAACAGGATGTCGTCGTGAGTAGCGTGTTTGGCGTCGTTGAACTTATCGGGGGTGAGATGGCCGCCTAGGTGATCACTACGGCCGGTGGCAATATGGAAAGTACCGAGGACCTTTTCATCCTGGATATCGCGGCCCGACCATGGCAGTTCCTGCGTGCCAAGCCCGAGTTCTCCGATTTCACCCGTCACTGGATCAACCGCGAGCTTTTCGTTGTGGCGAGCCACAGTTTCAGGATTTCCCTTCAATAATTCCGCCTTGATGATGCGACCGCCGGACACGGTCATCAGGGCAATGGTCCCGTCTTCTTCATATTTGAGCGGGAAATGTCCCTCGCCGCCAGTCGGCACCCAGT from the Kiritimatiellia bacterium genome contains:
- a CDS encoding FAD-dependent oxidoreductase, encoding MQSHPSETSLIDIRNSVAVIGAGIAGAIVARRLADRGHEVRVFDKGRGVGGRMSTRREGDCAFDHGCQFFTVRDDRFRSYVEAWQDAGWVSPWRHRLAHCDRGSITMARDETVRFVGVPGMNAMIKGMLSDIPVHLATRVRSIREGDAGWQLESDDGPIPDSFDWVIVTAPSAQAAELLAPSPRLQAKAASVRMQPCWAVMAMFDFEMDAPFEAAFVQNSPLVWIANGGSKPGRAAHEAWVLHASPGWSRSHLEEKPERVIAALLDAFYEALGTKPVAPSIALAHRWRYAAPENPLDIGFLWDEDLGLGAAGDWCLNARVENAFLSGFLLADHLLAGQSGAVQ
- a CDS encoding putative 4-mercaptohistidine N1-methyltransferase, yielding MTSYYESERALAQYLWLHYGEDSPLLPAFLEKCRWALGFPKTCASWLAEDVVRSPRRALDVGCAVGRAAFELSRSCDEVLGIDISVSFIRTANRLREGNTLRYELPIEGDLSAELEARMPNEARPECVRFVVGDAMALDGLGEFDLVLAANLLCRLPEPKRFLARLSSIVRPGGRLLLTTPASWLEQYTPRENWIGGFLGAHGPVQTFEGVCSALHADFELVKRGDLPLLIPEHARKYELIFAEATLWSRRA